One window of the Archaeoglobus sulfaticallidus PM70-1 genome contains the following:
- a CDS encoding DUF2116 family Zn-ribbon domain-containing protein codes for MPGIIPHRHCVICGKAIEPEEITCSDECEETLQKEKKRQRNSMILMLVAFLALIIMLFVFAPKS; via the coding sequence ATGCCCGGAATAATACCCCACAGACACTGTGTTATTTGCGGAAAAGCGATAGAGCCTGAAGAAATTACATGCAGTGATGAGTGCGAGGAAACCCTTCAGAAAGAAAAGAAAAGACAGAGGAACTCAATGATCCTCATGCTCGTAGCCTTCCTGGCATTGATAATAATGCTGTTCGTATTTGCACCCAAGTCATAG